The Magnolia sinica isolate HGM2019 chromosome 9, MsV1, whole genome shotgun sequence genome contains a region encoding:
- the LOC131255875 gene encoding receptor-like protein 7, whose amino-acid sequence MDRLHVSSLTNKLFPFPIFLSILPSSFSFLLLSSLLLSSSFVFATVNNSKALSIQHQCIEDHFSTLLQLKQGFYFYNTTTLSSWNPDNRDGCSWEGITCDGATGHVTSLDLSELSISGRIDFVSLFRLQSLQRLNLAYNYFHHSPIPTGFEYLTSLTHLNLSSLHFYGQIPLEISRLTTLVSLDLSFNRNFVNRSYSEYLKLENPSIGAFVQNLSSLRELHLDLVSISAQGSEWGLALSSALPLLRKLSLSYCGLSGPINPSLSKLHFLSELHLSGNNLSSAIPKSIFRLPNLQTLNVGYNPLLTGEIPPNNSLLELSLSDTGFCSNLRDSFSNSKLLTVIRLRDCKLAGQLPAWLVKLQKLMYLDLSNNGFSGPLPSWLVNLDKLVGLDLSSNNLSGPIPSSYGNKFQNLQWFVVSDNSLSGTIPSSLFSLPSLRGLYLGENQFSGQLGEFHNPSSSLLETIVLYNNKVEGPIPMSIFELTKLQYLSLSSNNFSGTIPSSLFSLPSLQFLDFSKNQLSGQLSEFHNPSSSLLETIYLNNNKLEGPIPMSIFELTKLQYLSLSSNNFSGDVDLGLFQNLKNLWDLNLSDNNFSVHDGRSNSTSMSFPQIQYLHLGSCNITKFPNILRNQERIYSLDLSNNRINSEIPKWIWKVGNGSLYFLNLSHNALEGLELPFPHLSLSSLKYLDLSFNKLEGSIPIPPPSTIIYSLATNHFSGEVPSHICNCTSLQFLDLSDNRFNGLIPLCLGEINDVLTVLNLGGNAFRGTLIQTFKEGCNLKTLDLNGNQLEGQVSKSLAKCKMLEVLNLGNNQIHDTFPFWLENLSQLRVLSLRSNKFHGNVGHPLTNLTFPTLQIFDISSNSFTGSLPSNMFKSWKVMKEDISQPMVLGKKLRNGMYYQDKVTLVWKGLQMEVVKILIAFTSIDLSNNEFHRGIPESIGDLKSLVELNMSHNHFTGRIPTSFGNMKALESLDMSQNNLSGEIPLQLNKLTFLAVLNLSHNLLVGSIPKGQQFDTFTNESFLGNLELCGPPLSKKCKDIEALLPPAQSESKYDWKLMAIGFGVGYGVGMGVLFWTLTLWTKGHREYNKFIDKMLLSIFSSACI is encoded by the coding sequence ATGGATCGCCTCCACGTCTCCTCTCTTACTAATAAACTCTTTCCATTTCCAATCTTCCTCTCCATTCTCCCTTCCTCATTTAGCTTTCTCTTATTATCTTCACtccttttatcttcttcttttgtcTTTGCCACTGTCAATAACAGTAAGGCCTTGTCAATTCAACACCAATGCATTGAAGATCACTTCTCTACTTTGCTCCAATTGAAACAGGGCTTTTACTTCTACAACACCACTACACTCTCCTCTTGGAATCCTGATAACAGGGATGGCTGTTCTTGGGAAGGCATCACGTGCGATGGTGCCACTGGTCACGTGACCAGTCTCGACCTCAGCGAGCTCAGCATTTCCGGTCGGATTGATTTTGTAAGCCTCTTTCGTCTTCAGAGCCTGCAGAGGCTCAACCTCGCTTACAATTACTTCCATCACTCTCCAATTCCTACCGGGTTTGAATATCTCACCAgtttgacccatctcaacctctcttCTTTGCATTTTTATGGCCAAATCCCGCTGGAAATCTCCCGCTTGACCACTTTGGTGTCCCTCGATCTATCTTTCAATCGTAATTTTGTCAATCGTTCCTACTCTGAATACctgaaactcgaaaacccaagcaTTGGAGCATTCGTCCAAAATCTGTCCAGTCTGAGAGAACTCCATCTCGATTTGGTAAGCATTTCAGCGCAGGGTAGTGAGTGGGGCCTGGCGTTATCCTCGGCACTCCCTCTTCTCCGCAAGTTGAGCTTGAGCTATTGTGGTCTATCAGGCCCCATCAATCCTTCCCTTTCCAAGCTCCATTTCCTATCTGAACTCCACCTCAGTGGAAACAATCTCTCTTCAGCCATACCTAAGAGTATTTTCAGGCTGCCAAACCTACAAACCCTGAATGTAGGATACAATCCACTTCTGACGGGTGAAATCCCTCCAAACAATTCTCTCCTGGAGTTGTCCCTATCCGACACTGGATTTTGTAGCAACCTAAGGGATTCATTCAGTAATTCCAAACTGCTGACAGTGATCCGGCTTAGAGATTGCAAACTAGCCGGCCAATTGCCAGCATGGCTTGTAAAGCTCCAGAAACTCATGTATTTGGATCTTTCAAACAATGGTTTCAGCGGACCATTGCCATCATGGCTTGTGAATCTGGACAAACTCGTGGGTTTGGATCTTTCATCCAATAATCTCAGCGGTCCAATCCCCTCTTCCTATGGCAACAAGTTTCAAAATCTTCAATGGTTCGTCGTTTCCGACAATTCGCTTAGTGGGACCAtcccatcatcattgttttcactcCCATCATTACGAGGGCTGTATCTTGGAGAGAACCAATTTAGTGGTCAACTTGGTGAGTTCCACAACCCATCCTCTTCTCTGCTAGAGACAATCGTATTGTATAACAACAAGGTGGAGGGGCCTATTCCGATGTCCATCTTTGAACTCACAAAGCTTCAATACCTCTctctttcatcaaacaatttcagtgggaccattccatcatcattgttttcacttCCATCATTACAAttcttggatttctcaaaaaaccaATTGAGTGGTCAACTTAGCGAGTTCCACAACCCATCCTCTTCTCTGCTAGAGACAATCTACTTGAATAACAACAAGTTGGAGGGGCCTATTCCAATGTCCATCTTTGAACTCACAAAGCTTCAATACCTCTctctttcatcaaacaatttcagtGGTGACGTGGACCTTGGCTTATTCCAAAACCTTAAGAACCTTTGGGACCTGAATCTATCAGATAACAACTTCTCAGTCCATGATGGCAGAAGCAATTCAACCTCCATGTCCTTTCCTCAAATTCAATATTTGCACTTAGGATCTTGTAACATTACTAAATTTCCAAACATCCTGAGAAACCAAGAGAGGATTTACTCTTTGGATCTTTCCAACAACAGAATTAATAGTGAAATACCAAAGTGGATATGGAAAGTTGGAAATGGGAGTTTGTATTTTTTGAATCTTTCTCATAATGCTTTGGAGGGTTTAGAGTTACCTTTTCCTCATCTTTCCTTAAGTTCATTGAAATATCTTGACTTGAGCTTTAACAAGCTAGAAGGCTCAATCCCGATCCCACCACCATCCACCATTATCTATTCACTTGCAACCaatcattttagtggagaagttcCCTCGCATATTTGCAATTGTACTTCCTTACAATTTCTCGATCTGTCTGACAACCGCTTCAATGGTTTGATTCCACTTTGCTTGGGTGAAATCAATGATGTCCTCACTGTTTTAAATCTCGGAGGAAATGCATTTCGTGGAACCTTGATTCAAACATTTAAAGAGGGTTGCAATCTAAAAACACTTGATCTGAATGGAAATCAATTGGAAGGGCAAGTGTCAAAGTCTTTGGCCAAGTGCAAGATGTTGGAGGTGTTAAACCTTGGAAACAATCAAATACATGACACATTCCCTTTTTGGTTGGAAAATTTGTCTCAGTTGCGTGTTCTCAGCCTGAGATCCAACAAATTTCATGGCAATGTTGGACACCCACTGACAAATCTTACTTTTCCAACATTACAAATCTTCGACATATCTTCCAATAGCTTCACAGGAAGCTTGCCATCAAATATGTTCAAGAGTTGGAAGGTAATGAAGGAGGACATATCCCAACCTATGGTCCTTGGAAAAAAGTTAAGAAATGGGATGTACTATCAAGACAAAGTGACTCTGGTATGGAAAGGGCTACAAATGGAAGTGGTAAAGATCCTTATTGCCTTCACCTCAATAGATCTTTCAAATAACGAATTTCACAGAGGAATTCCAGAATCAATTGGGGATCTAAAGTCATTGGTTGAGCTCAATATGTCCCACAACCATTTCACAGGCCGAATTCCAACATCATTTGGGAACATGAAGGCTCTTGAGTCATTAGATATGTCACAGAATAATTTGTCAGGTGAGATCCCATTGCAGCTAAACAAGTTAACGTTCCTTGCAGTGTTGAACCTTTCACACAACCTCCTTGTAGGAAGCATACCTAAAGGTCAACAATTCGATACGTTCACAAATGAATCTTTTCTAGGAAACTTGGAATTATGTGGCCCTCCACTATCGAAGAAATGCAAAGACATTGAGGCTTTACTACCACCGGCACAATCAGAAAGCAAATATGATTGGAAACTCATGGCAATTGGGTTTGGAGTTGGATATGGAGTAGGAATGGGTGTTCTCTTTTGGACTCTAACACTTTGGACAAAGGGACATAGAGAATACAATAAATTTATTGATAAGATGCTTTTGTCGATTTTTTCTTCTGCTTGCATTTGA